One part of the Sporichthyaceae bacterium genome encodes these proteins:
- a CDS encoding histone-like nucleoid-structuring protein Lsr2 encodes GTRPAHCDVVHPLLFNLLRCRSCEKALYKNQFPTRVRTGTLVCLDPAQVPVVREWARNHGFDVCARGRIPQEIIAAYQGNPSPSNVTKKFPYYGCINRNCERRVTVGLAAIEKHVVEEFLEVCGGAAAVAEHSVEPEPRHELDEIEAAIDATAQDMTKDDANYMKLTERMHSLKAVRAALRVEEEDGPARPKVTRRSDGATIAEAWAAEEDVTTRRMMLTAAIDAIWVDPVERRGGRYLDPNRVKIQWRGQLVEDEAR; translated from the coding sequence GGAACTCGCCCCGCGCACTGCGACGTCGTGCACCCACTGCTGTTCAACCTCCTTCGTTGCCGGTCGTGCGAGAAGGCCCTCTACAAGAACCAATTTCCGACCCGGGTGCGGACGGGGACTCTGGTTTGTCTCGATCCGGCGCAGGTGCCCGTGGTCCGGGAATGGGCGCGCAATCACGGCTTCGATGTGTGCGCGCGAGGTCGGATCCCGCAGGAGATCATCGCGGCTTATCAGGGGAATCCGTCGCCGTCGAACGTGACTAAGAAGTTCCCGTATTACGGGTGCATCAACCGGAACTGCGAACGGAGGGTCACCGTCGGGCTCGCGGCCATCGAGAAGCATGTCGTGGAGGAATTTCTGGAGGTCTGTGGCGGCGCGGCAGCGGTGGCGGAGCACTCGGTAGAGCCGGAACCGAGGCACGAGCTGGACGAGATCGAGGCAGCGATCGACGCGACCGCTCAGGACATGACGAAAGATGACGCCAACTACATGAAGCTCACCGAGCGCATGCATTCCCTGAAGGCTGTGCGGGCCGCGCTGAGGGTCGAGGAGGAAGATGGCCCCGCCAGGCCCAAGGTGACGCGGCGGAGCGACGGAGCGACGATCGCCGAGGCGTGGGCAGCTGAGGAAGACGTCACGACACGCCGCATGATGCTGACCGCGGCCATCGACGCAATTTGGGTCGATCCAGTGGAGCGCCGTGGCGGGCGATATCTCGACCCGAACCGGGTCAAGATTCAGTGGCGCGGGCAACTGGTCGAGGACGAGGCGCGGTGA
- the msrA gene encoding peptide-methionine (S)-S-oxide reductase MsrA: MLFGRGTKQVMVAPEEALPGRAERPYDVRERHAVNGRSIFPPFPEGYQVAILGLGCFWGAERKFWQMPGVWVTAVGYSGGFTPNPTYEETCTARTGHAEVALVVFDPEQLSYADLLITFWEIHDPTTPNRQGNDIGTQYRSAIFTTTDEQAKIAIESRDKYQEALTRAGLGEITTEIAPAGEFYYAEEGHQAYLYKHPNGYDCHAETGVKFPRS; the protein is encoded by the coding sequence ATGCTGTTCGGACGCGGTACGAAGCAGGTCATGGTGGCCCCGGAAGAGGCGCTGCCCGGCCGCGCGGAACGGCCCTACGACGTTCGGGAGCGGCACGCCGTCAACGGCCGCTCGATCTTCCCGCCGTTCCCCGAGGGCTACCAGGTGGCGATCCTCGGTCTGGGCTGCTTCTGGGGCGCCGAGCGCAAGTTCTGGCAGATGCCGGGGGTGTGGGTCACCGCGGTCGGTTACTCCGGCGGGTTCACGCCGAACCCGACCTACGAGGAGACCTGCACCGCGCGCACCGGGCACGCCGAGGTAGCGCTGGTGGTGTTCGATCCGGAGCAGCTGTCCTACGCGGACCTGCTGATCACGTTCTGGGAGATTCACGACCCGACCACGCCCAACCGGCAGGGCAACGACATCGGCACCCAGTACCGCTCGGCGATCTTCACCACCACCGACGAGCAGGCCAAGATCGCTATCGAGTCGCGGGACAAGTACCAGGAGGCGCTGACCCGCGCCGGGCTGGGCGAGATCACCACGGAGATCGCGCCCGCGGGTGAGTTCTACTACGCGGAAGAAGGGCATCAGGCATACCTCTACAAGCACCCCAACGGCTACGACTGTCACGCCGAGACCGGGGTCAAGTTCCCGCGCTCCTGA
- a CDS encoding cystathionine gamma-synthase has protein sequence MSSDEHGFATRAIHAGQQAEGGTGAVVPPIFQVSTYKQDGVGGLRGGYEYSRSANPTRTALETCLAALEGGVRGLAFASGLAAEDTLLRTVCGPGDHVIIPGDAYGGTYRLFARVHARWGLEFTPVPQHDLDAVRAAVRPTTKLIWCETPTNPLLGISDLAALAEIAHGAGALLGVDNTFASSYLQQPLALGADVVMHSTTKYLGGHSDVVGGALVVADPELAEQLTYHQNAMGAVAGPFDAWLVLRGIKTLAVRMERHCANAEAVVAFLGEHPRVHTVLYPGLPDHPGHDIAAKQMRAFGGMISFRVDGGEAAAVEVCNRARVFTLAESLGGVESLIEHPHRMTHASVAGSALEVPADLVRLSVGIEDAADLIADLRGALG, from the coding sequence ATGTCCAGCGACGAACACGGCTTCGCCACCCGCGCCATTCACGCCGGTCAGCAGGCCGAGGGCGGTACCGGGGCGGTCGTGCCGCCGATCTTCCAGGTCTCCACCTACAAACAGGACGGGGTCGGCGGCCTGCGCGGCGGTTACGAGTACAGCCGGTCCGCCAACCCCACCCGCACCGCGTTGGAGACCTGCCTGGCCGCCCTGGAGGGCGGCGTGCGGGGGCTGGCGTTCGCCTCCGGGCTGGCCGCGGAGGACACCCTGCTGCGCACCGTGTGCGGGCCTGGTGACCACGTGATCATCCCCGGCGATGCCTACGGCGGCACCTACCGTCTGTTCGCCCGGGTGCATGCCCGCTGGGGCCTGGAGTTCACCCCGGTGCCGCAGCACGATCTGGACGCGGTGCGCGCCGCGGTGCGTCCCACCACCAAGCTGATCTGGTGTGAGACGCCGACCAACCCGTTGCTGGGCATCTCCGACCTCGCCGCACTGGCGGAGATCGCGCACGGTGCGGGCGCGCTGCTCGGCGTGGACAACACGTTCGCCTCCTCCTACCTGCAGCAGCCGCTGGCGTTGGGCGCGGACGTCGTCATGCACTCCACCACCAAGTACCTGGGCGGGCACTCCGATGTGGTCGGTGGGGCGCTGGTGGTCGCCGACCCGGAGCTGGCCGAGCAGCTGACGTATCATCAGAATGCCATGGGCGCGGTGGCCGGCCCGTTCGACGCCTGGCTGGTGCTGCGCGGCATCAAGACCCTCGCGGTGCGCATGGAGCGGCACTGCGCCAACGCGGAGGCGGTCGTCGCGTTCCTGGGGGAGCACCCGCGGGTGCACACCGTGCTCTATCCGGGCCTGCCCGACCATCCCGGCCACGACATCGCCGCCAAGCAAATGCGCGCGTTCGGCGGCATGATCTCCTTCCGCGTCGACGGCGGTGAGGCAGCCGCGGTCGAGGTCTGCAACCGGGCACGGGTGTTCACCCTGGCCGAGTCGCTGGGTGGGGTGGAGTCGTTGATCGAGCACCCGCACCGGATGACGCACGCCTCGGTGGCCGGCTCAGCCCTGGAGGTGCCCGCCGACCTGGTCCGACTCTCCGTGGGCATCGAGGACGCCGCCGACCTGATCGCCGACCTGCGTGGCGCGCTGGGCTGA
- a CDS encoding MFS transporter, producing the protein MRALIRRRAAASDMPREVWVLGAVAFAVALGFGIVAPIIPVFARKFGVGQTAAGLVLSAFAFMRLVFGPAGGMLVNRFGERRMMATGIGIVAVSSLLTGTAQTYAQMLILRGVGGVGSVMFSVSAQSLLLHSVPTSRRGRASSIYYGGFLFGGLTGPVLGGLLGGISLRLPFFLYAGTLALAGSIAMAFLGRSRLVDTATDDLSRPPPMKLRVALRDKAYQAALTVNTGTGWAIFGIRSSLVPLFVVESLHRGTIWTGIGLLVGSLTDACMLYPVGKVADQIGRRPLLLAATALGGAASLVLAFAPNLPAFLLAMAMLGATSSALSVGPSAVVGDVVAGRGGTVVAAFGMSSDVGAVCGPVIAGALAEHVSYSAAFCSTAAVLGLGLLMSLRMPETVHRNSAQRATQVGDQVGGVLDAHGESDQVGGHLQG; encoded by the coding sequence ATGCGCGCCCTGATCCGACGCCGCGCGGCGGCCAGCGACATGCCTCGCGAGGTGTGGGTGCTGGGCGCGGTCGCCTTCGCCGTCGCACTGGGCTTCGGCATCGTCGCGCCGATCATCCCGGTGTTCGCCCGCAAGTTCGGCGTCGGACAGACCGCGGCCGGGCTGGTGCTCTCCGCGTTCGCGTTCATGCGGTTGGTCTTCGGTCCGGCCGGCGGGATGCTGGTCAACCGGTTCGGCGAGCGGCGCATGATGGCCACCGGCATCGGCATCGTCGCGGTGTCCAGCCTGCTCACCGGCACTGCGCAGACCTATGCCCAGATGTTGATCCTGCGCGGGGTGGGCGGGGTCGGCTCGGTGATGTTCAGCGTCTCCGCGCAGAGCCTGCTGTTGCACTCGGTGCCGACGTCGCGGCGCGGCCGGGCCAGCAGCATCTACTACGGCGGGTTCCTGTTCGGCGGGCTGACCGGTCCGGTGCTCGGTGGCCTGCTCGGCGGCATCTCGCTGCGGCTGCCGTTCTTCCTCTACGCGGGCACGCTCGCCCTGGCCGGGTCGATCGCCATGGCATTCCTCGGCCGCTCCCGGCTGGTCGACACCGCGACCGACGACCTATCCCGGCCGCCGCCGATGAAGCTGCGGGTGGCGCTGCGCGACAAGGCCTACCAGGCCGCATTGACGGTCAACACCGGCACCGGGTGGGCGATCTTCGGCATCCGGTCGTCGCTGGTGCCGTTGTTCGTTGTCGAGTCGCTGCACCGCGGCACCATTTGGACCGGCATCGGCCTGCTGGTCGGGTCGCTGACCGACGCCTGCATGCTCTACCCGGTCGGCAAGGTGGCCGACCAGATCGGCCGCCGACCATTACTGCTTGCCGCCACCGCGCTGGGCGGCGCGGCCTCGCTGGTCCTGGCTTTCGCGCCGAACCTGCCGGCGTTCCTGCTGGCCATGGCCATGCTGGGCGCCACATCCTCGGCGCTGTCCGTCGGGCCGTCCGCGGTGGTCGGGGACGTGGTCGCCGGCCGGGGCGGCACCGTGGTGGCCGCCTTTGGCATGTCCAGTGATGTGGGCGCGGTGTGCGGGCCGGTCATCGCCGGGGCGCTGGCCGAACATGTCTCCTACTCCGCCGCGTTCTGCTCCACCGCGGCCGTGCTCGGGCTCGGTCTGCTGATGTCGCTACGCATGCCGGAGACCGTGCACCGCAACTCAGCCCAGCGCGCCACGCAGGTCGGCGATCAGGTCGGCGGCGTCCTCGATGCCCACGGAGAGTCGGACCAGGTCGGCGGGCACCTCCAGGGCTGA
- a CDS encoding magnesium chelatase, protein MNAALTSPPTARTLGELRTSGHVFRPVKAELRANLLALLATGAPRFPGIVGFDETVLPQLERALLAGHDLVLLGERGQGKTRLARTLVSLLDPWTPYITGSELREHPYSPLTAHSRQLVAELGEQLPISWLAADERYAEKLATPDTSIGDLIGDIDPVKVAAGRSLGDPQTVHYGLVPRANRGIFVVNELPDLAERIQVGLLNVLEERDVQIRGYALRLPLDLFMVVTANPEDYTNRGRIITPLKDRFGAEIRTHYPLELSDELALVRQEADWALLEADDSLVPAHLLEVLVRFTRAVRNAPAVDSRSGVSARFTIAAAETVAASAQRRAALTGETAVARVADLASIVPTLRGKVEFEAGEEGRELDVLAHLLRKATHEVFRARLGGADLGGFTARIATGEPIASGDVTPAADLLSALGPVPGLGKLMSRLGMSDAESPGHAAAAAEFALEGLYLGRKISKKTAGGRATYSAA, encoded by the coding sequence ATGAACGCTGCTCTCACCTCTCCCCCGACCGCGCGCACCCTGGGCGAACTGCGCACGTCCGGTCACGTTTTCCGCCCGGTCAAGGCCGAGCTGCGGGCCAACCTGCTCGCCCTGCTCGCCACCGGCGCCCCCCGCTTCCCCGGCATCGTCGGATTCGACGAGACCGTGCTGCCGCAACTCGAGCGGGCCCTGCTCGCCGGCCACGACCTGGTGCTGCTCGGCGAGCGCGGGCAGGGCAAGACCCGACTGGCCCGCACCCTGGTCTCGTTGCTGGACCCGTGGACCCCGTACATCACCGGCTCGGAACTGCGTGAGCACCCCTACTCTCCGCTCACCGCGCACAGCCGGCAGCTGGTGGCGGAGCTGGGTGAGCAGCTGCCGATCTCCTGGTTGGCCGCGGACGAGCGGTACGCGGAGAAGTTGGCCACCCCGGACACCTCGATCGGTGACCTGATCGGTGACATCGACCCGGTCAAGGTGGCCGCAGGCCGCAGCCTGGGGGATCCGCAGACGGTGCACTACGGCCTGGTGCCGCGGGCCAACCGGGGCATCTTCGTGGTCAACGAACTGCCGGACCTGGCCGAGCGGATTCAGGTGGGTCTGCTCAACGTGCTCGAGGAGCGCGACGTGCAGATCCGCGGGTACGCGCTGCGGCTGCCGCTGGACCTGTTCATGGTGGTCACCGCGAACCCGGAGGACTACACCAACCGCGGGCGGATCATCACCCCGCTCAAGGACCGGTTCGGCGCGGAGATCCGCACGCACTACCCGTTGGAGCTGTCCGACGAGTTGGCGCTGGTGCGCCAGGAGGCGGACTGGGCACTGCTGGAGGCGGACGACTCGCTAGTGCCCGCGCACCTGCTGGAGGTGCTGGTTCGGTTCACCCGGGCGGTACGCAATGCCCCCGCGGTGGACTCCCGATCCGGTGTCTCCGCGCGGTTCACCATCGCCGCCGCGGAGACCGTCGCTGCCTCGGCACAGCGACGGGCCGCGCTCACCGGGGAGACCGCGGTCGCCCGGGTGGCCGACCTGGCCTCGATCGTGCCGACGTTGCGCGGCAAGGTGGAGTTTGAGGCCGGCGAGGAGGGCCGCGAACTCGACGTGCTCGCCCACCTGCTGCGCAAGGCCACCCACGAGGTGTTCCGCGCCCGATTGGGCGGCGCCGACCTGGGCGGGTTCACCGCGCGGATCGCCACCGGCGAGCCGATCGCGTCCGGCGACGTCACCCCGGCCGCGGACCTGCTGTCGGCCCTGGGCCCGGTACCGGGCCTGGGCAAATTGATGAGCCGCTTGGGCATGAGTGACGCAGAGTCACCGGGGCACGCGGCGGCAGCCGCGGAGTTCGCATTGGAAGGGCTGTACCTGGGCCGCAAGATCTCCAAGAAGACCGCCGGCGGACGCGCCACGTACTCCGCGGCATGA
- a CDS encoding AMP-binding protein has product MDNAFPRTWCEAFGRVAALHPDAVALRTPADATVLTWADCRRRVDAIAAVLHELGVRRGDTVAMMLVNRPEFHLVDTAVLHLGATPFSIYNSNSPEQIEYLFANAGNKVVVTEPQFVARLQAAGASCVVSVEECPDALSLTELEATAAPIDVAAMAAAVQPDDVATLIYTSGTTGPPKGVECTHRQLLAAAEGMAAWFPVGPEDSNVSFLPSAHIADRIANHYLHLRYGMSITSVADPRAVAAGLVDAAPTVFGATPGIWQRIRSAVLPTLGGTAPADLDPAMKAAIREKLGLHQLRWAACGAAPVPPEVLAFFNDLGVPVVEVWGMSEISGIGTTNLLADNRPGSVGRVLPGSEAKLAPDGELLFRGAQVMRGYRHQPEATAAAIDAEGWLHTGDVATVDEDGYITIIDRKKEIIINAAGKNMSPANIETMLKASAPLLSQVVAIGDARGYVTALFVLDPDAAAAWATAQGLDERTPDALATNPALLDTLEAGVRAGNRRLSRVEQIKRFRVLPDVWVPGGVELTPTMKLRRRPIAERYAAEIEELYDPEPPATVRSLAAEIP; this is encoded by the coding sequence ATGGACAACGCGTTCCCACGTACCTGGTGTGAGGCGTTCGGTCGGGTGGCCGCATTGCACCCGGATGCGGTTGCCCTGCGTACCCCCGCCGACGCGACGGTGCTGACCTGGGCGGACTGCCGCCGTCGGGTGGACGCCATCGCCGCGGTGCTGCATGAACTCGGTGTGCGCCGCGGCGACACCGTGGCCATGATGCTGGTCAACCGCCCGGAGTTCCATCTTGTCGACACCGCCGTCCTGCACCTGGGCGCGACCCCCTTCTCGATCTACAACTCCAACTCCCCGGAGCAGATCGAGTACCTGTTCGCGAACGCCGGCAACAAGGTGGTGGTCACCGAGCCGCAATTCGTCGCGCGGCTGCAGGCCGCGGGCGCGTCCTGCGTGGTGAGCGTCGAGGAGTGCCCGGACGCGCTGTCGCTGACCGAGTTGGAGGCCACGGCCGCGCCGATCGACGTGGCCGCGATGGCCGCCGCCGTCCAGCCCGACGACGTGGCCACATTGATCTACACCTCGGGCACCACCGGCCCGCCCAAGGGTGTGGAGTGCACCCACCGGCAGTTGCTCGCCGCCGCCGAGGGGATGGCAGCGTGGTTCCCGGTCGGCCCGGAGGACTCCAACGTCTCGTTCCTGCCCTCGGCGCACATCGCCGACCGCATCGCCAACCATTACCTGCACCTGCGCTACGGCATGTCCATCACCTCGGTGGCCGACCCGCGGGCGGTCGCCGCGGGCCTGGTGGACGCGGCCCCCACCGTCTTCGGTGCCACCCCGGGGATCTGGCAGCGCATCCGCAGCGCGGTGTTGCCCACGCTCGGCGGAACCGCGCCCGCCGACCTGGACCCGGCGATGAAGGCCGCGATCCGGGAGAAGCTCGGCCTGCACCAGCTGCGCTGGGCGGCCTGCGGTGCCGCCCCGGTGCCCCCGGAGGTGCTGGCCTTCTTCAACGACCTCGGGGTTCCGGTCGTCGAGGTCTGGGGCATGTCCGAGATCAGCGGCATCGGCACCACGAACCTCCTGGCAGACAACCGGCCGGGCAGCGTGGGCCGCGTGCTGCCCGGCTCGGAGGCGAAGCTGGCCCCCGACGGCGAGCTGCTGTTCCGCGGCGCCCAGGTGATGCGGGGTTATCGGCACCAACCCGAGGCGACCGCGGCGGCGATCGACGCCGAGGGCTGGTTGCACACCGGGGACGTGGCCACTGTCGATGAGGACGGCTACATCACGATCATCGACCGCAAGAAGGAGATCATCATCAACGCAGCCGGGAAGAACATGTCCCCGGCCAATATCGAGACCATGCTGAAGGCCTCCGCCCCGCTGTTGTCGCAGGTGGTGGCAATCGGGGACGCCCGTGGCTACGTGACCGCGTTGTTCGTGCTCGACCCGGACGCCGCGGCGGCTTGGGCCACCGCGCAGGGTCTGGACGAGCGCACCCCGGATGCGCTGGCCACGAACCCCGCCCTGCTGGACACCCTGGAGGCGGGCGTGCGGGCGGGCAACCGGCGGCTGTCCCGGGTGGAGCAGATCAAGCGATTCCGGGTGCTGCCCGATGTATGGGTTCCGGGTGGGGTGGAACTGACACCTACGATGAAGTTGCGGCGGCGTCCGATCGCGGAACGCTACGCCGCCGAGATCGAGGAGCTCTACGACCCCGAACCCCCGGCGACGGTGCGATCGCTCGCGGCCGAGATTCCGTAG
- a CDS encoding FIST N-terminal domain-containing protein, producing the protein MRFGSAVARVAPGRAEQSDPPELAEAVLGVPATVLQSGDLAAAATAAAGAALAALDGAVPDLACVFISGYDPVEIAAAGTAAANILGAEAMIGCSAPGVIGLEVGLELQPAVSVWAAVLPGAELRTFHLSVLRGDESLTVLGLPDAAAEHSVAVLLADPRTFPIDGFVELSNEVLPGLPLVGGLATGALRGGSTWLCRDGQSFDGGAVGVLIGGDIAVATVVSQGCRPIGPTMIVTKSEGNELLELAGKPATEKLQDIITELDPEERQLALTGLQIGIAMDEYAETHERGDFLIRGVAGLYPDHGSVVVGDVVDIGRTVRFQVRDAAAAHDELGAVLTKFRDVAGAPGGALLFSCNGRGASMFASADHDPLMVAEGLGVGAVAGFFAGGEIGPVGGRNHLHGFTASILTFGGEEPSA; encoded by the coding sequence ATGCGGTTCGGCAGCGCAGTGGCCCGGGTCGCCCCCGGTCGTGCGGAGCAGTCCGACCCGCCCGAACTTGCCGAAGCCGTGCTCGGGGTCCCGGCGACGGTGTTGCAGTCGGGTGATCTGGCCGCCGCGGCGACGGCGGCCGCGGGCGCTGCGCTGGCCGCACTGGACGGCGCGGTGCCCGACCTGGCCTGCGTGTTCATCAGCGGCTACGACCCGGTGGAGATCGCCGCGGCGGGGACCGCGGCGGCCAACATCCTCGGCGCCGAGGCGATGATCGGCTGCAGCGCGCCCGGCGTGATCGGGCTCGAGGTGGGGCTGGAACTGCAACCCGCGGTTTCGGTATGGGCGGCGGTGCTGCCCGGCGCGGAGCTGCGCACGTTCCACCTGTCCGTGCTGCGTGGCGACGAGAGCCTCACCGTGCTCGGCCTGCCGGACGCGGCCGCCGAACACAGCGTCGCGGTGCTGCTGGCCGACCCGCGGACGTTCCCGATCGACGGGTTCGTGGAGCTGTCCAACGAGGTGTTGCCAGGATTGCCGTTGGTCGGGGGGTTGGCCACCGGCGCGTTGCGCGGCGGCTCCACCTGGTTGTGCCGGGACGGGCAGTCCTTCGACGGCGGCGCGGTGGGGGTGCTCATCGGCGGGGACATCGCGGTGGCCACCGTGGTCAGCCAGGGCTGCCGACCCATCGGCCCGACGATGATCGTGACCAAATCCGAGGGCAACGAACTGCTCGAACTGGCGGGCAAACCGGCCACCGAGAAGCTGCAGGACATCATCACCGAGCTGGATCCGGAAGAACGTCAGCTGGCGCTGACGGGGCTTCAAATCGGTATCGCGATGGACGAGTACGCGGAGACCCACGAACGCGGCGATTTCCTGATCCGCGGCGTGGCCGGGCTGTACCCGGACCACGGCTCGGTGGTGGTGGGCGATGTGGTCGACATCGGCCGCACGGTGCGATTCCAGGTCCGCGATGCGGCCGCCGCGCACGACGAACTGGGCGCGGTACTCACCAAGTTTAGGGATGTCGCCGGTGCCCCCGGTGGGGCGTTGCTGTTCTCCTGTAACGGCCGCGGGGCGTCCATGTTTGCCTCCGCCGACCACGACCCGCTGATGGTCGCCGAGGGCCTCGGGGTGGGTGCGGTGGCCGGGTTCTTCGCCGGTGGCGAGATCGGCCCGGTCGGCGGGCGCAACCACCTGCACGGGTTCACCGCCTCCATCCTCACCTTCGGCGGCGAGGAGCCGAGTGCCTGA
- a CDS encoding ROK family protein — translation MPDRAPVLAVDIGGTKFAAGVVDVSGCVLASARVPTPRSPDAEVLFAALRTLIEQVRADAIAAGAPAPRGIGVGTGGPMRWPEGVISPLNIPAWRDFPLRARLRELAGEAPVRVHNDAIALAVGEWRWGAGRGHDNVLGMVASTGVGGGLVLGGRVVDGASGNAGHVGHIVVDPAGPECACGGFGCLEAIASGPRTTERARAAGWIGPDAVALTADARAGHPVAAAALARAGEALGIGIASAVALCDVSIVVLAGGLAQAGELLFDPLRVAYARHARLTFARDVPVVPAALGSDAGLIGAATLLSGGETCWSAED, via the coding sequence GTGCCTGACCGGGCACCGGTGCTGGCCGTCGACATCGGCGGCACGAAATTCGCCGCGGGCGTGGTGGACGTCTCGGGTTGCGTGCTGGCCTCGGCGCGGGTGCCCACGCCGCGGTCACCGGACGCCGAGGTGTTGTTCGCCGCGCTGCGCACCCTGATCGAGCAGGTGCGCGCCGACGCGATCGCGGCCGGGGCGCCCGCCCCCCGGGGCATCGGCGTCGGCACCGGCGGGCCGATGCGCTGGCCCGAAGGCGTGATCTCACCACTGAACATTCCTGCCTGGCGGGACTTTCCGTTGCGGGCCCGACTGCGCGAACTCGCCGGCGAGGCGCCGGTGCGGGTGCACAACGACGCCATCGCCCTGGCGGTGGGCGAGTGGCGGTGGGGTGCCGGGCGCGGCCACGACAACGTGCTCGGCATGGTGGCCTCCACCGGCGTCGGTGGCGGGCTGGTGCTGGGCGGCCGGGTGGTGGACGGCGCCTCGGGCAACGCCGGGCACGTCGGGCACATCGTGGTCGATCCCGCCGGTCCGGAATGCGCGTGCGGCGGATTCGGCTGTCTGGAGGCGATTGCCAGCGGCCCGCGCACCACCGAGCGGGCCCGGGCAGCCGGTTGGATCGGCCCGGATGCGGTGGCGTTGACCGCGGATGCCCGCGCCGGGCACCCGGTGGCCGCTGCCGCGCTGGCCCGCGCCGGGGAGGCGTTGGGCATCGGCATCGCCTCGGCGGTCGCGCTGTGCGACGTCTCGATCGTGGTGTTGGCGGGCGGATTGGCGCAGGCGGGGGAGTTGCTGTTCGATCCGCTGCGGGTGGCTTATGCCCGACATGCGCGGCTCACCTTTGCCCGCGACGTGCCCGTGGTGCCCGCCGCGTTGGGCTCCGACGCCGGCCTGATCGGGGCAGCGACGTTGCTGTCGGGCGGGGAGACCTGTTGGTCCGCTGAGGACTGA
- a CDS encoding bifunctional glycosyltransferase family 2/GtrA family protein, with protein sequence MSLTPTVPGSLDPDTIPIPRGTLRTAPVVDVVIPVYNEENDLDPCVRRLHHLLSTALPFTFRITIADNASVDATAQVARSLAAELPGVRSVHLPEKGRGRALRTVWSASDAAVLVYMDVDLSTDLAALLPLVAPLISGHSDLAIGTRLHRGARVVRGAKREVISRCYNQILRRTLAARFSDAQCGFKAIRADVARRLLPLVQDAGWFFDTELLVLAERAGLRIHEVPVDWVDDPDSRVDILATAKADLRGIARLSRAFATGALPIAELSAQLGRAPLEPRTPGVPAGLTRQIVRFAAVGATSTIAYLVLFLLLHPALGGQFANVAALLLTAIGNTAANRRLTFGIRGRVDSTRHQLQGLGVFGIALVLTSGSLGLLHATAGSVGRGTELAVLVAANLVATAVRFVLLRAWVFSRSTATRTDVVLGGIS encoded by the coding sequence ATGTCGCTCACACCCACCGTGCCGGGATCGCTCGACCCGGACACCATCCCGATCCCTCGTGGCACGCTGCGCACCGCCCCGGTGGTCGACGTCGTGATCCCCGTGTACAACGAGGAGAACGACCTCGACCCCTGCGTGCGCCGGCTGCACCACCTGCTGTCAACGGCGCTGCCGTTCACCTTCCGCATCACGATTGCGGACAACGCCAGCGTCGATGCCACCGCGCAGGTGGCCCGGTCGCTGGCCGCTGAACTGCCCGGGGTGCGCAGTGTGCACCTGCCGGAGAAGGGCCGCGGTCGCGCCCTGCGCACGGTGTGGAGCGCGTCCGACGCCGCCGTGCTGGTCTACATGGACGTGGACCTGTCCACCGACCTGGCCGCGCTGCTCCCGCTGGTCGCCCCGCTCATCTCCGGCCACTCGGATCTGGCCATCGGTACCCGGCTGCACCGGGGTGCGCGGGTGGTCCGCGGGGCGAAGCGCGAGGTCATCTCCCGCTGCTACAACCAGATCCTGCGGCGCACCCTGGCTGCCCGGTTCTCCGACGCCCAGTGCGGCTTCAAGGCCATCCGAGCCGACGTCGCCCGCCGGTTGCTGCCGCTGGTGCAGGACGCCGGCTGGTTTTTCGACACCGAACTGTTGGTGCTCGCCGAACGCGCCGGACTGCGCATCCATGAGGTACCCGTCGACTGGGTCGACGACCCGGACAGCCGGGTGGACATCCTCGCCACCGCCAAGGCCGACCTGCGTGGCATCGCCCGACTCAGCCGGGCGTTCGCCACCGGCGCACTGCCCATCGCGGAGTTGTCCGCGCAGTTGGGCCGCGCTCCGTTGGAGCCGCGTACCCCGGGGGTGCCCGCCGGGCTGACCCGCCAGATCGTCCGCTTCGCCGCCGTCGGCGCGACCAGCACCATCGCCTACCTGGTGCTGTTTCTGCTGCTGCACCCGGCCCTGGGCGGACAGTTCGCGAACGTCGCCGCGCTGCTGCTGACGGCGATCGGCAACACCGCGGCCAACCGCCGGCTCACCTTCGGCATCCGCGGCCGGGTCGATTCGACCCGCCATCAGCTGCAGGGGCTGGGCGTGTTCGGCATCGCGCTGGTGTTGACCAGCGGATCGCTCGGGCTGTTGCACGCCACGGCCGGCTCGGTCGGCCGCGGCACGGAACTCGCGGTGTTGGTTGCGGCGAACCTGGTCGCCACCGCCGTGCGCTTCGTGCTGCTGCGTGCCTGGGTGTTCAGTCGCTCGACCGCCACTCGTACCGACGTTGTCCTCGGGGGGATCTCATGA